One genomic region from Glaciimonas sp. PAMC28666 encodes:
- a CDS encoding YncE family protein, with amino-acid sequence MAFRSLRNAHTVVSFAIASVAIVGLLSPVGSIANGAAVPSGDEGHYHIIDRQHVDGELKWDYLSMDGDRRHLFITHGDRVEVYDVDQKKMIGAILDTPGVHGVAVASDLDRGFTSNGKGNSVTIFALSTLKIIGTAATEKKPDGIVYDALSKRVFAMNGGSDSMTPIDASAGKSFAAIALGGKPEFLAVDGKGHLFVNLEDKNQIVVIDTKNLEIIQRIDLSATCDEPAGLSIDLATQRLFVGCHNQKMVVVDGKSGKVMDSVPIGSGSDATAFDATARLAFSSNDDGTLNIFSARDATHYQLKQTVNTMRGARTMAIDPVSHKIYVLSAETDPTMKPTQKKSASRPRFVPNTLTLVTVSP; translated from the coding sequence ATGGCCTTTCGTTCGCTGCGTAATGCGCACACAGTCGTATCTTTCGCTATTGCTTCTGTTGCGATAGTTGGTCTGCTAAGCCCGGTCGGATCTATCGCAAATGGCGCTGCTGTGCCGTCTGGCGATGAGGGGCACTATCACATTATTGATAGGCAACATGTGGATGGTGAGCTGAAATGGGATTATCTAAGCATGGATGGCGACCGCCGTCATCTGTTCATTACACACGGCGATCGGGTGGAAGTTTATGATGTCGATCAAAAGAAAATGATCGGTGCCATTCTGGATACACCGGGTGTGCATGGGGTCGCGGTAGCCTCCGATCTGGACCGCGGATTCACCAGCAACGGGAAAGGCAATTCCGTGACCATTTTTGCATTGTCGACACTTAAAATCATCGGCACCGCAGCCACAGAAAAGAAACCCGATGGAATTGTCTACGATGCGCTTAGCAAGCGCGTTTTTGCCATGAATGGTGGATCGGACAGTATGACCCCCATCGATGCAAGCGCCGGGAAGTCATTTGCGGCGATTGCGTTGGGTGGCAAGCCGGAATTTTTAGCGGTAGATGGAAAGGGACATCTGTTTGTGAATCTGGAAGATAAGAACCAAATTGTGGTGATCGATACGAAAAATTTGGAGATTATTCAGCGGATCGATTTATCTGCGACTTGCGACGAGCCTGCGGGGCTTTCGATCGATCTGGCGACGCAGCGGCTATTTGTCGGTTGCCACAACCAGAAAATGGTTGTGGTTGACGGCAAGTCAGGAAAAGTAATGGATTCTGTACCTATTGGTAGTGGTAGCGATGCGACCGCATTTGATGCGACGGCGAGATTGGCATTCAGTTCGAATGACGACGGCACCCTCAATATTTTTAGCGCGCGTGATGCGACGCACTATCAACTCAAGCAGACCGTTAATACCATGCGGGGAGCAAGAACCATGGCGATTGATCCGGTTTCCCATAAAATCTATGTACTGTCAGCTGAAACTGACCCTACGATGAAACCAACACAAAAAAAATCCGCGTCGCGTCCACGTTTTGTTCCGAATACGCTGACATTAGTAACCGTTTCTCCTTGA
- a CDS encoding phosphatase PAP2 family protein encodes MRHFFTSVLFCLVAASTLLHSSASAKGAEPFVSAGDIDLLKLLPPPPRSDSAQTKAELGEILTLQVTRTPEMVARAKADAVENIWRFSDVMGEYFTAENLPECAAFFARVVSSEGAVVDVSKDVWQRPRPYLYSDLVKPVVKMTASGSYPSGHATAGTLMGIVLANMVPEKRPEIMARAREYANNRVVGGVHYPSDIEAGRIVGTLIAANLLTRDEFRVGFESAKVELRKKLGLDDGSSVSVINDKR; translated from the coding sequence ATGCGCCATTTTTTTACGTCTGTACTGTTCTGTCTGGTCGCAGCATCAACCCTGCTCCATTCGTCCGCAAGCGCGAAGGGGGCCGAACCTTTTGTTTCGGCAGGCGATATCGACTTACTAAAGCTATTGCCGCCCCCGCCGCGGAGTGATTCTGCCCAGACCAAGGCTGAATTGGGCGAAATATTAACCCTACAAGTTACGCGTACGCCAGAAATGGTGGCGCGGGCCAAGGCCGATGCAGTCGAAAATATATGGCGTTTTTCTGATGTGATGGGAGAATATTTTACGGCCGAAAACTTACCTGAATGTGCTGCTTTTTTCGCGCGTGTTGTTAGTTCGGAAGGAGCCGTAGTTGACGTATCTAAAGACGTCTGGCAGCGTCCGCGTCCCTATTTATACAGCGATTTGGTTAAGCCAGTGGTAAAAATGACCGCATCTGGTTCTTATCCCTCCGGGCACGCAACTGCGGGTACGTTAATGGGAATAGTTCTGGCGAATATGGTGCCGGAAAAGCGGCCAGAAATTATGGCACGGGCACGTGAATATGCAAATAATCGTGTTGTTGGCGGCGTTCATTATCCATCCGACATTGAAGCAGGCCGTATTGTCGGTACATTGATCGCTGCGAACCTTCTAACGCGTGACGAATTTCGAGTAGGCTTTGAATCAGCTAAAGTTGAGTTACGTAAAAAACTAGGTTTGGACGATGGTTCGTCCGTATCAGTAATTAACGATAAACGCTAA
- a CDS encoding TonB family protein, translating into MSAIIRTRRFPFQAFGLAVLVEVALVTIGGIILATTPSKPALSEPVQITLLNEEKVSEAVPVPKKPEPISPPKSQPTSKTHVTRSKPQTPTSPSKPVTAPSIPMPTALAPSAFSEPASMSAPPSPPTPPTATTAKADVSAEYAARIRAAVQAAVAYPPAAAALRFAGRVRVEFHLRDAAPSQARVMISSTIGMIDRAALQSVQNAQYPLPPADLQGSDKVYQVWVEFIR; encoded by the coding sequence ATGTCTGCAATTATCCGCACTCGTCGTTTTCCCTTCCAAGCGTTTGGTTTAGCTGTTCTGGTCGAGGTTGCACTGGTAACGATCGGGGGAATTATTCTTGCCACCACGCCGTCGAAACCCGCGTTATCGGAGCCGGTGCAAATCACATTGTTAAATGAAGAAAAAGTGTCGGAAGCGGTCCCGGTTCCAAAGAAGCCCGAGCCAATCTCACCGCCTAAATCTCAGCCAACTTCCAAGACGCATGTGACCCGGAGCAAACCTCAGACGCCGACTTCTCCGTCGAAACCTGTCACAGCTCCGTCAATCCCTATGCCAACCGCGCTAGCGCCATCAGCATTTTCCGAGCCAGCGTCTATGTCGGCGCCACCCTCACCGCCAACCCCACCAACGGCCACTACTGCCAAAGCTGACGTAAGTGCTGAGTATGCAGCCAGGATACGTGCTGCAGTGCAGGCGGCCGTTGCTTATCCACCGGCAGCAGCGGCTTTGCGTTTTGCTGGCCGCGTGCGGGTGGAATTTCATTTGCGGGATGCAGCGCCATCGCAAGCCAGGGTGATGATCTCGAGCACCATTGGAATGATCGATCGCGCAGCGCTGCAGTCGGTACAAAATGCCCAATATCCACTGCCCCCGGCGGATCTGCAGGGTAGCGATAAGGTGTATCAGGTCTGGGTTGAATTTATACGCTAA
- a CDS encoding biopolymer transporter ExbD, translating into MRYLDTRKARIEIIPMIDIMLFLLVFFAMLTLRMIPTSGHVTKLPTSSTAITMPPPKLLVEIAPDGSLLVENHPVTAVQLTALLRQRESSKTSVTIAGNQTASLQQVMEVIDAIRNGGATEIGLATRTANAK; encoded by the coding sequence ATGCGTTATCTCGACACCAGAAAGGCCCGTATAGAGATCATTCCGATGATCGATATTATGCTGTTTTTACTCGTTTTTTTTGCAATGTTGACGCTGCGCATGATTCCAACTTCGGGACATGTCACTAAATTGCCGACCAGTTCGACAGCGATAACCATGCCACCGCCTAAATTACTGGTTGAAATTGCCCCGGATGGTTCATTACTGGTTGAAAATCATCCCGTGACTGCCGTTCAACTCACGGCGCTGTTGCGTCAGCGTGAGAGTAGCAAAACGTCTGTCACCATCGCTGGAAATCAGACTGCTTCATTGCAGCAGGTAATGGAGGTAATCGATGCAATTCGGAACGGCGGAGCGACCGAAATTGGTCTCGCAACCCGCACAGCCAACGCTAAGTAA
- a CDS encoding MotA/TolQ/ExbB proton channel family protein, producing the protein MNISHLLELANDSGGTLYVMMVLLLVALTVIIERTKHLSNMQQGGEKLIALLKKDSLHPGALSVPKKLSKLPHAQLFDVLRKEPASADRNTFDSQLEEAIMHEVPILDRSLWVLDTVITLAPLLGLFGTIIGMFNAFHVLGDAQSGAAQITGGIAEALIATASGLLIAMIGLVFFNALHTRVRIVFHQLETIKIMLVNRHDRMTSQAAALNSLQAAPQVSSIVPSSAAPIKSVALQVRA; encoded by the coding sequence ATGAATATTTCACACCTACTCGAGTTAGCCAATGATTCCGGTGGCACATTATATGTAATGATGGTTTTATTGCTGGTTGCTTTAACGGTCATCATCGAGCGCACCAAACATTTATCCAATATGCAGCAAGGTGGCGAAAAGTTAATTGCTTTACTAAAAAAGGATAGCCTGCACCCAGGTGCTTTGTCCGTCCCCAAAAAATTATCTAAATTGCCGCATGCCCAATTGTTTGACGTATTGCGAAAGGAACCGGCGAGCGCCGACCGGAATACCTTTGACAGTCAGCTGGAAGAAGCGATCATGCATGAAGTGCCCATACTTGATCGCTCTTTGTGGGTACTGGATACCGTCATTACGTTAGCGCCTTTGCTCGGGTTATTTGGCACCATCATCGGTATGTTCAATGCATTTCACGTATTGGGGGATGCACAGAGTGGCGCTGCGCAAATTACCGGCGGCATTGCGGAAGCACTCATTGCTACCGCTTCTGGCCTATTGATCGCGATGATCGGCCTGGTCTTTTTCAATGCCCTGCACACCCGCGTACGAATCGTATTCCATCAGCTGGAGACCATCAAGATTATGCTGGTCAACCGTCATGATCGGATGACCTCGCAGGCAGCTGCGCTTAATAGCTTGCAGGCTGCGCCGCAGGTGTCGTCGATCGTCCCTTCTTCCGCGGCCCCGATTAAGTCGGTCGCACTGCAGGTAAGGGCCTGA
- a CDS encoding TonB-dependent receptor domain-containing protein gives MNVRSIKPTPASGVKPSFHLHSAPRVKACNANILRAIAVLCIVTPVIGYAQQATDLGAVSASDGSGSATLASRVPAAAKSAPSQGSLDARSAQSEVSEAFIRSYTSPIADFSQVIQMTPGVYSYSPNGPGLGDTKTYFRGFQDGDYSVTFDGIPFQDTNSPTHHTWAFFPAQFIGGAVVDRSPGSAATIGPANFGGSINLLSRNLDPQQRTSVTGSYGTWNTSLIGLEHETGQFGTDGSSNLLFNVHEMKSDGYETYNKQKRDAISLKYQFAVTDNTALTVFASSIDLHTNTPNTKGPTRAQVAQYGDNYLMSGDPRQANYYGYDFYHVTSDFEYLGLTSNLGNGWKLDDKLYTYAYHNQQNYNGTTISTTSGTDKLNAYRTYGNLLRLSQESGTGTFRTGLWSEYADTNRYQVPSDPRTWIDAALPNFHEKFKTTTLQPFVEYEFNVTNDLKITPGVKYASYRQDFTQFADNGKTVGNLGGLPSISHAATYNSTLPSLDVHYKLQQNWSAYAQFATGSEIPPTNVFDVKNANVTVLPAMVKTKTFQIGTVWKSDKFTLDVDAYHIKFDNAYSSSTDTSGNTTFYANGTSVTQGVEAESNIILGAGFNLYINGTYGSSKYASGLWVASAPSDTETLGLSYEQGAWNTGWFTKRVGKMYNDNGGTHQAVSIDPFLLSNLFVNYTWKNPVSWAKQAKFQFAVNNLFDNHSIVGVTPASTTTSIPAPGDQLTLLPARSTSLTLTLDF, from the coding sequence ATGAACGTTCGTAGCATCAAGCCAACACCCGCATCTGGTGTCAAGCCAAGTTTTCACCTGCACTCCGCGCCACGTGTCAAAGCATGCAACGCCAATATCCTACGCGCCATCGCCGTACTGTGCATCGTCACGCCGGTGATTGGATATGCACAGCAAGCCACTGACCTGGGCGCTGTCAGCGCCAGCGATGGTTCTGGTTCTGCAACCCTGGCATCGCGTGTTCCTGCCGCTGCCAAAAGTGCGCCCTCCCAAGGTTCATTGGATGCGCGATCGGCGCAATCTGAAGTCAGTGAAGCATTCATCCGCAGCTACACGTCGCCGATTGCGGACTTTAGCCAAGTGATCCAAATGACGCCGGGCGTTTACAGTTACAGTCCTAACGGCCCCGGTCTCGGTGATACGAAGACTTACTTTCGCGGCTTTCAGGATGGCGACTATTCCGTCACCTTTGATGGCATTCCATTTCAGGATACCAATAGTCCGACACATCACACTTGGGCATTTTTCCCGGCGCAGTTTATCGGTGGCGCAGTTGTGGATCGGAGCCCTGGATCGGCTGCTACAATTGGTCCCGCCAATTTTGGAGGCTCAATCAATTTATTATCGCGTAACCTTGATCCGCAACAACGCACCAGTGTGACGGGTTCATACGGAACCTGGAACACGTCGTTGATTGGTCTTGAACATGAAACAGGGCAGTTCGGTACCGACGGTTCATCAAACCTCCTGTTCAATGTACATGAGATGAAATCCGACGGTTACGAAACTTACAATAAGCAAAAGCGCGATGCCATTTCTCTAAAATACCAGTTCGCAGTCACCGACAATACGGCACTGACCGTGTTCGCGTCTTCAATTGATTTGCACACCAATACCCCAAATACCAAAGGACCAACCCGTGCGCAAGTGGCACAGTACGGGGACAATTATTTGATGAGTGGCGATCCTCGTCAAGCCAACTATTACGGGTATGATTTTTATCACGTTACTTCGGATTTTGAATATCTTGGTTTAACATCGAATCTGGGCAACGGCTGGAAGTTGGACGACAAGTTGTATACTTACGCGTATCACAACCAGCAAAATTATAACGGCACCACGATTAGCACAACAAGTGGTACAGACAAGCTCAATGCTTATCGGACTTACGGCAATTTGCTGCGTCTTAGTCAAGAGTCAGGGACAGGGACTTTTCGTACCGGGTTGTGGTCGGAATATGCGGACACCAACCGGTATCAGGTGCCATCCGATCCGCGTACCTGGATCGATGCCGCTTTGCCAAACTTTCATGAAAAATTTAAAACTACAACATTGCAGCCGTTTGTCGAATATGAGTTCAACGTCACGAATGATCTGAAGATTACTCCAGGAGTGAAGTACGCATCTTATCGCCAGGATTTCACGCAGTTTGCTGACAACGGTAAGACTGTCGGCAATCTGGGTGGCCTTCCTAGCATTTCGCACGCGGCGACTTACAATTCGACGCTTCCTTCGTTGGATGTGCATTATAAATTGCAGCAGAATTGGTCCGCTTATGCCCAATTTGCGACAGGCAGCGAAATTCCACCAACCAACGTGTTTGACGTTAAAAATGCGAACGTCACGGTCTTGCCTGCGATGGTTAAAACCAAAACTTTCCAAATCGGGACGGTATGGAAGTCCGACAAATTTACACTCGACGTCGATGCTTACCACATCAAGTTTGATAACGCCTATTCATCGTCTACCGATACCAGCGGCAACACCACGTTTTATGCCAATGGAACATCAGTTACTCAAGGCGTCGAAGCAGAAAGCAACATCATTCTGGGCGCCGGTTTTAATTTATATATCAATGGTACTTACGGTAGTTCCAAGTATGCCAGCGGCCTATGGGTCGCCAGTGCACCAAGCGACACTGAAACACTCGGCCTTAGCTACGAGCAAGGTGCATGGAACACCGGCTGGTTTACGAAGCGTGTCGGCAAAATGTACAACGACAATGGGGGCACCCACCAGGCTGTATCAATCGATCCGTTTCTGCTGTCGAACCTGTTCGTCAACTATACATGGAAGAATCCTGTGAGCTGGGCCAAGCAAGCGAAGTTTCAGTTCGCCGTCAATAATCTATTTGATAATCACAGTATCGTCGGCGTGACACCTGCATCAACGACAACTTCAATCCCCGCACCGGGTGACCAACTGACTCTGCTGCCAGCGCGGAGCACTTCGTTGACACTCACACTCGATTTCTAA
- the greB gene encoding transcription elongation factor GreB has translation MNKAFVKESDGDDDDLEFGLPPIPAGTKNYMTPAGHARMKAELLDLIDNARPEVVRIVSWAASNGDRSENGDYIYGKRRLREIDRRIRFLTKRLDQAEIVDPSIHHGRDQIFFGATVRYQNHAGEEHTVTIVGIDELDPLHGKISWISPVARALTKAHEGESVTLMTPAGLDELAILTVGYPAPNQE, from the coding sequence ATGAATAAAGCCTTTGTCAAAGAATCCGATGGCGATGACGACGATCTGGAGTTTGGATTGCCGCCGATTCCGGCTGGAACCAAGAATTACATGACGCCCGCAGGCCATGCGCGCATGAAGGCGGAGTTGCTCGATTTGATCGATAACGCACGGCCCGAAGTGGTGCGGATTGTTTCATGGGCCGCCTCCAACGGCGATCGCTCTGAAAATGGCGATTATATTTACGGTAAGCGCCGGTTGCGTGAAATCGATCGACGAATTCGTTTTTTGACCAAGCGTCTGGATCAGGCCGAAATAGTAGATCCGAGTATTCATCATGGCCGTGATCAGATTTTCTTTGGGGCCACCGTTCGCTATCAAAATCACGCAGGCGAAGAGCACACGGTCACCATCGTCGGCATTGATGAGCTTGATCCGCTGCATGGGAAAATTAGCTGGATTTCACCGGTTGCGCGCGCACTGACTAAAGCCCATGAGGGAGAGTCGGTGACATTGATGACGCCCGCAGGTTTGGATGAATTAGCGATATTGACTGTTGGCTATCCAGCGCCCAATCAAGAGTAA
- a CDS encoding methylglyoxal synthase, producing MPVTSASDRRRYRIGLASSRTHQDAPHSPLAQLINGSRAAIEQHLQPNLIVVGRTLDAINQLGLLDGYPHLERFPYGRQGGLMKLVSRVVDSDPTRTLDAVIYLMDPVDPSSTFPEAVALKRQCVIHGKPFLSTLAGAQEWLELESIGLGAAPNSELDLTFDLANEGIALIAHDAMKERMLTIAERHFHLLDQFAFRCATGTTGSLLNKLAQRIKGEEAGRNWVKPFLSGPMGGDAQIAELILDRQQCRRVLFLEDPHVARQHEADIQLLERAARTVTDYALCINDAGCGERWLELLHKRVGMQGS from the coding sequence ATGCCAGTTACATCTGCCAGCGATCGTCGCCGCTACCGCATCGGGTTAGCCTCAAGCCGCACGCATCAAGACGCCCCGCACTCTCCGCTCGCGCAATTAATAAACGGCAGCCGTGCGGCAATTGAACAGCATTTGCAGCCAAATTTAATCGTCGTCGGCCGCACCCTGGATGCGATTAATCAGCTCGGCTTGCTGGATGGTTATCCGCATCTGGAACGCTTTCCATATGGACGTCAAGGCGGTTTGATGAAGCTGGTTTCACGCGTCGTTGATAGCGATCCAACGCGCACGCTTGATGCAGTGATTTATTTGATGGACCCCGTGGACCCGTCATCAACTTTTCCTGAAGCCGTGGCCTTGAAACGTCAATGTGTGATTCATGGAAAGCCCTTTTTATCGACGTTGGCAGGCGCTCAGGAATGGCTGGAGCTGGAATCCATCGGGCTTGGGGCTGCACCGAATTCGGAACTTGACCTGACCTTTGATCTGGCGAATGAGGGCATCGCGCTGATTGCACACGATGCGATGAAAGAGCGCATGCTCACCATCGCTGAACGCCATTTCCACCTACTCGATCAATTTGCGTTTCGCTGCGCTACCGGCACCACCGGCAGTCTGCTAAACAAACTGGCGCAAAGAATCAAAGGGGAAGAAGCCGGTCGAAATTGGGTAAAACCGTTTTTAAGCGGCCCGATGGGCGGCGATGCGCAAATCGCTGAATTGATATTGGATCGCCAACAATGTCGCCGCGTACTGTTTTTGGAAGACCCGCACGTTGCCCGCCAACACGAAGCGGATATTCAATTGCTCGAACGCGCAGCGCGCACAGTGACTGATTATGCACTGTGTATTAACGATGCGGGATGTGGTGAGCGTTGGCTGGAGTTGTTGCACAAGCGGGTTGGAATGCAAGGTTCCTGA
- a CDS encoding 23S rRNA (adenine(2030)-N(6))-methyltransferase RlmJ, whose translation MLSYRHAFHAGNHADVLKHLVTIQLLDYLGQKDTAYTVIDTHAGAGVYALDGGYASKNAEFETGISRLWSRKDLPPALAEYVNVVRKLNPDGKLRFYPGSPYCADITMREQDRLRLFELHPSDSKILTDNFRKLDAQRARSNSRGKRVMITQGDGFLGLKALLPPPSRRGLVLIDPPYEVKDDYRLVKNTLEDALLRFSTGTYAVWYPVLNRMESRQMPDKLKRLKANGWLNVTLTVKTPSPDGFGLHSSGMFVLNPPWTLEPLLKELMPYLVKTLGTDSGAGFTLESGATAAVNTGTRRV comes from the coding sequence ATGCTGAGTTATCGCCACGCTTTCCATGCCGGCAATCATGCCGATGTGCTGAAGCACCTAGTGACCATCCAATTGCTTGATTACCTCGGCCAGAAGGATACCGCTTACACAGTTATCGATACGCATGCAGGCGCAGGCGTATACGCGCTGGACGGCGGTTATGCGTCAAAAAATGCCGAATTCGAAACCGGTATCAGCCGTCTCTGGAGTCGCAAGGATTTACCGCCAGCACTGGCTGAGTATGTCAATGTAGTGCGCAAACTCAATCCAGACGGCAAACTGCGTTTTTATCCAGGCTCTCCGTATTGTGCTGATATCACTATGCGTGAGCAGGATCGCCTACGGCTATTTGAGTTGCATCCTAGCGACAGCAAAATATTGACAGATAACTTTCGCAAGCTGGATGCCCAGCGCGCCCGCAGTAATAGCCGTGGCAAACGCGTCATGATTACGCAAGGTGACGGTTTTCTGGGTTTGAAGGCGTTATTACCGCCGCCTTCCCGCCGCGGACTGGTCCTCATCGATCCGCCTTACGAGGTGAAGGATGATTATCGACTGGTAAAGAATACGCTGGAAGATGCACTGCTACGCTTTTCAACGGGAACGTATGCTGTGTGGTATCCAGTGTTGAATCGCATGGAATCACGTCAAATGCCGGATAAACTGAAACGTCTCAAAGCTAATGGCTGGCTCAACGTCACGCTGACTGTCAAGACCCCCTCGCCGGATGGCTTTGGTCTACACAGTAGCGGAATGTTTGTCCTTAATCCACCCTGGACGCTTGAGCCGCTCCTTAAAGAGTTGATGCCGTACCTCGTGAAGACGCTTGGAACAGACTCGGGCGCAGGATTTACGCTGGAGTCGGGTGCGACTGCTGCGGTGAATACGGGAACACGACGCGTTTAA
- a CDS encoding ClcB-like voltage-gated chloride channel protein, which translates to MRTTLLEYRIRIQRLFHFSSSHSMLLWAVVVGFLGALATILFRECILGLQILLTGKSGSFVAIAKSLPWHLRVILPTGGGIVAGLILLLAKRVPSAATSDYMEAVAIGDGNIPVRHSLLRSLSSLATIASGGSIGREGSMVQLSALAASLVGRITHFEPGRLRLLVACGAAAGITSAYNAPIAGAFFVTEIVLGAIVMESFGPVVVASVVANITMRALPGYKPAYEMPAFPTIAGAEIALFVVLGILAGVTAPQFLRLLNTSKKQFQKTGLPLPVRLGLGGLIVGLMSVWVPEVWGNGYSVVNSLLHTSWLWWSVVLILVAKVIATAVTAGSGAVGGIFTPTLFVGAAIGFLFGMAVHALLPNISSPPFAYAIVGMGAFLAAATSAPLMAILMIFEMTLSYSVMLPLMLSCVVAYFIARSLDGASMYDVTLKRNRDAQERMRLRGIHMSDLIRPADTVLAMSAPFDEISRLFLKYPVKYIYIVDDDEHYCGVVALQDITSVLLDKSETANRVAADFLRKEFLHVITPDMSLGNALQLFLDHQGERLPIVRSRAEPVLLGAIFKSALLEAYFRLDNVKGYAG; encoded by the coding sequence ATGCGGACCACTCTTCTTGAATACCGAATCCGCATTCAGCGCCTATTTCATTTTTCTTCCAGCCATTCGATGTTGCTATGGGCGGTAGTCGTTGGATTTTTAGGCGCTCTGGCAACTATCCTGTTCCGGGAATGCATCCTTGGCCTGCAGATTCTGCTGACAGGGAAAAGTGGTAGCTTTGTCGCCATTGCCAAGAGTTTACCGTGGCATTTGCGGGTGATATTGCCGACCGGAGGTGGAATCGTGGCGGGTCTGATTCTGTTGTTGGCAAAACGCGTTCCTTCAGCCGCCACCTCTGATTACATGGAGGCGGTCGCCATTGGTGACGGCAATATCCCCGTGCGCCATAGCCTCTTGCGCAGTTTGTCTTCGTTAGCCACTATCGCGTCGGGTGGATCGATCGGGCGTGAGGGGTCGATGGTACAGTTATCTGCGCTGGCCGCTTCGCTGGTCGGCCGCATTACCCATTTTGAGCCGGGTAGATTGCGACTTTTAGTCGCGTGTGGTGCAGCGGCAGGGATTACGTCTGCGTACAACGCCCCAATTGCTGGTGCCTTTTTCGTGACTGAAATTGTTCTGGGCGCGATCGTAATGGAAAGTTTCGGCCCGGTGGTCGTTGCTTCAGTTGTCGCTAATATCACCATGCGTGCTTTGCCAGGCTACAAACCTGCTTATGAAATGCCTGCTTTTCCGACGATTGCGGGTGCAGAGATAGCGCTCTTCGTGGTGCTCGGTATTTTGGCTGGCGTCACTGCCCCGCAATTCTTGCGACTGCTTAATACATCTAAAAAGCAGTTTCAGAAAACCGGTTTGCCACTTCCTGTTCGGTTAGGTCTGGGCGGTTTAATCGTTGGGCTCATGTCTGTCTGGGTGCCCGAAGTCTGGGGAAACGGCTACAGCGTTGTTAATTCCCTGCTGCATACGTCCTGGCTATGGTGGAGCGTTGTCCTGATTTTGGTGGCAAAAGTCATTGCAACTGCGGTAACAGCTGGTTCGGGTGCCGTTGGCGGTATTTTTACCCCGACCTTATTCGTGGGGGCAGCGATCGGATTTTTGTTCGGTATGGCGGTGCATGCGCTGCTTCCAAATATTAGTTCGCCCCCGTTTGCCTATGCCATCGTCGGCATGGGCGCGTTTTTGGCCGCTGCGACCAGCGCACCCTTAATGGCGATTTTGATGATCTTCGAAATGACGTTGAGTTATTCTGTCATGCTGCCCTTGATGCTGTCATGCGTGGTCGCTTATTTTATCGCGCGTAGTCTGGACGGCGCTTCAATGTATGACGTCACGTTAAAACGCAATCGGGACGCGCAAGAGCGCATGCGTTTGCGGGGCATCCATATGAGTGATCTTATTCGCCCTGCGGATACGGTATTGGCGATGAGCGCACCGTTCGATGAAATTAGCCGCCTGTTTTTGAAATATCCGGTGAAATATATCTATATTGTTGACGACGACGAGCATTATTGTGGCGTAGTGGCGTTGCAGGACATCACATCGGTATTACTGGACAAGAGCGAGACCGCTAACCGTGTCGCGGCCGATTTTTTACGGAAAGAATTCTTGCATGTCATCACGCCTGACATGTCGCTGGGCAATGCCTTGCAACTATTTTTGGATCATCAAGGCGAGCGCTTGCCAATTGTTCGTAGCCGTGCCGAACCAGTTTTGCTGGGGGCAATATTTAAGAGCGCATTATTGGAGGCTTACTTCCGTCTCGATAACGTAAAGGGATATGCGGGCTAG
- a CDS encoding winged helix-turn-helix domain-containing protein → MRHSKSIRLRVMRDDVIAFGPGKAALLLAISQHGSISAAARALAMSYRRAWLLVEEMNASFREPLVATATGGANGGGAHITALAQAMLMRYAHMSAKAEAAIAPDMAYFESLMVITGEADPD, encoded by the coding sequence ATGAGACATTCAAAATCGATACGGCTAAGAGTAATGCGGGACGACGTTATCGCATTTGGTCCAGGGAAAGCGGCGTTGCTGCTCGCTATTTCGCAGCACGGTTCAATTTCGGCTGCAGCGCGCGCGCTGGCGATGTCGTATCGCCGCGCCTGGTTGCTAGTGGAAGAAATGAACGCTAGTTTTCGGGAGCCGTTGGTGGCAACTGCGACGGGTGGCGCCAATGGTGGAGGCGCCCATATCACCGCATTGGCGCAAGCAATGCTAATGCGATATGCGCACATGAGCGCGAAGGCTGAAGCCGCGATAGCGCCGGATATGGCGTATTTTGAATCGCTGATGGTGATTACAGGTGAGGCCGATCCTGATTAA